The Acidobacteriota bacterium genome has a segment encoding these proteins:
- a CDS encoding amino acid permease, with protein sequence MVAKPPSVRKLGLWMSIALVMGNMIGSGVFLLPASLAPYGLNSVVAWFFTAAAGIALAVVFSRLSRAFPKGGGPYAYTHAAFGPMPAFLIAWGYWISVWVGNAAIATGSVSYLVPFIPRIASDPHVSAAVVLVFLWLLTAVNCIGVRSAGWVQGVTTVLKVIPLLAISAVGLFAVKLNSLTLNAAVPFSVSAVTASATLTLWGMLGLESATIPDGKVENPERTIPRATMIGTVFTALVYVVSCSTVLILLPTSQLASSNAPFADVARMFWGQAGATVIALAAAVSGFGALAGWILLQGEVPHVMAKDGVFPKVFARASRRNTPVFALVFGSVLVTILVLLNANETTVKVFTFMVLLSTTACLVMYLVCCLALLRLQWLGRLGEARRGTAGLAAVGLFAGLYSLWAIVGAGREASLWGLVLFALGGPVYWLMRRRSGSAQRSQQV encoded by the coding sequence ATGGTGGCGAAACCCCCTTCCGTCAGAAAACTGGGCCTCTGGATGTCGATCGCCCTCGTGATGGGCAACATGATCGGCTCCGGCGTCTTCCTGCTGCCAGCCTCGCTTGCCCCCTACGGCTTGAACAGCGTCGTCGCCTGGTTTTTCACCGCCGCCGCTGGCATTGCCCTCGCGGTTGTCTTCTCCCGCTTGAGCCGGGCGTTTCCCAAAGGGGGCGGGCCGTATGCGTACACGCATGCGGCTTTCGGTCCGATGCCGGCGTTTCTTATTGCCTGGGGTTACTGGATCAGCGTGTGGGTGGGAAATGCGGCGATTGCCACGGGGAGCGTCAGCTATCTCGTGCCCTTCATCCCGCGCATTGCGTCGGACCCGCATGTCAGCGCGGCTGTCGTCCTGGTGTTTCTGTGGCTCCTGACAGCGGTGAACTGCATCGGGGTGCGCTCGGCGGGATGGGTGCAGGGCGTGACCACCGTGCTGAAGGTCATTCCGCTGCTGGCCATCTCCGCCGTCGGGCTCTTTGCCGTCAAGCTGAACAGCCTGACGCTGAACGCCGCGGTTCCGTTCTCTGTCAGCGCTGTGACGGCGTCGGCCACGCTGACGCTGTGGGGAATGCTGGGTCTGGAGTCGGCCACCATCCCCGACGGCAAGGTCGAGAACCCGGAGCGCACGATTCCGCGGGCGACCATGATTGGCACCGTGTTCACGGCCCTCGTCTACGTGGTGTCGTGCAGCACCGTCCTGATTCTGCTTCCCACCAGCCAACTCGCGTCCTCCAACGCTCCCTTCGCCGACGTGGCCCGGATGTTCTGGGGTCAGGCCGGTGCCACAGTTATCGCGCTGGCGGCCGCAGTCAGCGGCTTTGGCGCCCTGGCCGGGTGGATTCTGCTGCAGGGCGAAGTGCCGCACGTGATGGCCAAGGACGGTGTCTTCCCGAAGGTCTTTGCCAGGGCCTCGCGCAGGAACACGCCCGTATTTGCGCTCGTCTTCGGCAGCGTGCTCGTCACCATCCTCGTGCTGCTGAACGCCAACGAGACGACGGTGAAGGTGTTCACCTTCATGGTGCTGCTTTCGACAACGGCGTGCCTCGTGATGTATCTGGTCTGCTGCCTGGCGCTCCTTCGCCTCCAGTGGCTGGGCCGTCTTGGAGAGGCCAGGCGCGGCACCGCGGGGTTGGCCGCCGTCGGCCTGTTTGCCGGGCTCTATTCGTTGTGGGCCATTGTCGGCGCCGGCCGCGAAGCCTCGCTGTGGGGCCTGGTGCTGTTCGCCCTGGGCGGACCGGTGTACTGGCTGATGCGCCGACGATCGGGGAGCGCGCAACGGTCGCAACAAGTCTGA
- a CDS encoding acetate/propionate family kinase, with protein sequence MHVALPCVLTINGGSSTIRFAVYEAGDTPRRLLDGKIDRIGLSGTNLIVNNATGTPPVPRRLAAADHRTAVGFLFDWLEAQPIFASVNAAGHRVVHGMKHAEPERVTPRLLAELRRISPYAPEHLPREIAMIEACLRRYPTLPQVACFDTAFHRSMPRVARLLPIPRRYQARGVERYGFHGLSYAYLMEELGRLDPAATKGRVILAHLGNGASLAAVRHGKSIETSMGFTPTAGLVMSTRTGDLDPGLLYYLAHADHMTAGRFQQMVNHESGLLGVSGTSSDLRDLLADEAVDARAADAVALFCYQAKKWIGSFAAALGGLDTLVFAGGIGEHAPPIRERICDGLGFLGIELHRKRNAENAPLISRDAGRVTVRVIRTDEELMIAKSVTRVLKLGSTRKR encoded by the coding sequence ATGCACGTGGCGTTGCCCTGCGTCCTGACGATCAACGGCGGCTCGTCGACCATTCGGTTCGCGGTGTACGAAGCAGGCGACACACCGCGGCGGCTGCTTGATGGGAAGATCGATCGCATCGGATTGAGCGGCACGAACCTCATCGTCAACAATGCGACGGGGACACCGCCGGTTCCCCGCCGCCTTGCCGCCGCCGACCACCGCACTGCGGTGGGTTTCCTGTTCGATTGGCTTGAGGCCCAGCCGATCTTCGCGTCGGTCAATGCTGCGGGACACCGCGTGGTGCACGGCATGAAGCACGCCGAACCGGAGCGGGTCACGCCGAGATTGCTCGCGGAACTGCGCCGGATCTCGCCCTATGCCCCGGAACATCTGCCACGCGAGATCGCGATGATCGAAGCGTGCCTGCGGCGGTATCCGACGCTGCCCCAGGTGGCATGCTTCGATACGGCGTTTCACCGCTCGATGCCGCGGGTCGCCAGGTTGCTGCCAATCCCGCGGCGCTACCAGGCCAGGGGCGTCGAGCGTTACGGCTTCCACGGCCTGTCCTACGCGTACTTGATGGAAGAACTCGGCCGCCTTGATCCCGCGGCCACGAAGGGCCGCGTGATCCTCGCGCATCTCGGCAATGGCGCCAGCCTCGCCGCCGTGCGCCACGGCAAGAGCATCGAGACCAGCATGGGCTTTACGCCCACGGCCGGACTGGTGATGAGCACACGCACGGGAGACCTCGATCCAGGCCTGTTGTACTACCTCGCACACGCCGACCACATGACCGCGGGGCGCTTTCAGCAGATGGTGAACCACGAATCCGGTCTGCTCGGAGTATCGGGGACGAGTTCCGACCTGCGCGACCTGCTCGCCGACGAAGCCGTCGACGCGCGGGCGGCGGACGCCGTGGCGCTCTTCTGTTATCAGGCGAAGAAGTGGATCGGTTCCTTCGCCGCGGCGCTCGGCGGATTGGACACGCTCGTTTTCGCGGGAGGCATCGGCGAGCACGCACCGCCCATCCGGGAGCGGATCTGCGACGGACTCGGCTTTCTTGGCATCGAACTGCACCGGAAGCGCAATGCGGAGAATGCGCCGCTGATTTCACGGGACGCCGGTCGCGTCACCGTGCGCGTCATCCGCACCGACGAGGAACTGATGATTGCGAAGTCCGTCACCCGCGTCCTCAAGCTGGGCTCCACACGGAAGAGGTAA
- a CDS encoding aminotransferase class III-fold pyridoxal phosphate-dependent enzyme, with amino-acid sequence MSALRAERHSVLHSWCVQADWDAPTIVGGRGARFWDQDGRILVDMSSLSECMNLGHQHPGVVAAIQAQAATLCYTSAAWGAEPRARLAERLLEKSGFEGGRVFFTLGGADANEHAVKFARLASGYPLGLIITRDRGYHGASYAAMAFSGDSRTVAQTDPTRYGVVHVPPPYAYRCPFNSTSEADCGTRAAASVGRTIDEHEGASAVLMEPNAGTNGIVAPDTFWPALREETRRRGVYLIADEVMSGFGRCGEWFAWQRYGEAGRPDLMTLAKGLTGAHIPLAAVVLSAEVAAKLERQMLETGLTYCGHPLSCAAGVAAIQAYEEEGLIERSRSLGAWMFEALRAMQTRHAVIGDVRGGHGLFAVLELVKDRATREPLRPWPEVHPALKSLVGRGRAAGVSFAIRGNLIVLAPPLVITETELGDALAVLDRLIAESDWS; translated from the coding sequence ATGTCCGCGTTGAGGGCCGAGCGGCACAGCGTTCTGCACAGCTGGTGCGTCCAGGCGGACTGGGACGCCCCCACCATCGTCGGCGGACGCGGCGCGCGTTTCTGGGATCAAGACGGCCGCATCCTGGTGGACATGAGCAGCCTGTCCGAGTGCATGAATCTCGGGCATCAGCATCCAGGCGTCGTTGCGGCCATCCAGGCGCAGGCGGCAACACTCTGCTATACGTCGGCCGCGTGGGGCGCTGAGCCGCGGGCGCGCCTGGCCGAGCGCCTGCTCGAGAAATCAGGATTCGAGGGCGGACGGGTGTTCTTTACACTCGGTGGCGCCGACGCCAACGAACACGCGGTGAAGTTCGCTCGACTGGCCTCCGGCTATCCTCTCGGCCTCATCATCACCCGGGATCGCGGCTACCACGGCGCCAGCTACGCGGCGATGGCCTTCAGCGGAGACAGCCGCACGGTGGCTCAAACGGACCCGACGCGGTACGGCGTCGTCCACGTGCCGCCTCCATACGCTTACCGCTGTCCTTTCAATTCCACATCAGAAGCCGACTGCGGAACCAGGGCCGCGGCGTCGGTCGGACGGACAATTGACGAGCACGAGGGCGCATCCGCCGTTCTGATGGAGCCCAACGCCGGCACCAATGGCATCGTCGCGCCGGATACGTTCTGGCCGGCCCTCCGGGAGGAAACACGGCGGCGCGGCGTCTACCTCATCGCCGATGAAGTGATGAGCGGCTTCGGCCGCTGCGGTGAGTGGTTCGCCTGGCAGCGGTACGGCGAGGCGGGACGGCCGGATCTGATGACGCTCGCGAAAGGACTGACCGGCGCGCACATCCCGCTTGCCGCCGTCGTGCTCTCGGCGGAGGTGGCCGCGAAGCTCGAGCGCCAGATGCTCGAGACGGGTCTCACCTACTGCGGCCATCCTCTTTCGTGTGCGGCCGGTGTCGCCGCAATCCAGGCGTACGAAGAAGAAGGACTCATCGAGCGATCCCGGAGCCTCGGGGCGTGGATGTTCGAGGCGCTTCGGGCGATGCAGACCAGGCACGCGGTCATCGGCGACGTGCGTGGAGGTCACGGCCTCTTTGCAGTGCTGGAGCTCGTGAAAGATCGAGCCACGCGGGAACCGCTGCGTCCGTGGCCGGAGGTTCACCCGGCGCTCAAGTCGCTCGTCGGCCGGGGCCGGGCCGCGGGTGTGTCGTTCGCAATCCGCGGCAACCTGATCGTGCTCGCACCGCCGCTCGTCATCACGGAAACGGAACTGGGCGACGCCCTCGCCGTTCTGGATCGCCTCATTGCGGAGTCGGACTGGTCATGA
- a CDS encoding aldehyde dehydrogenase family protein, with protein sequence MTFKLTYSTMFNPPEEMHERFEAALAEVRARLGATHALYIDGRDVAAARTYANYSPIDDRLLLGHFPLGDAADVERAMSAARHAFDGWRTTPTSDRLALVRRAAALIEERVYQLGAAISLEVGKNRMESLGETQETADFFRGYADEFERHHGFDHVMPDDPLPDFRSHNRSVLKPHGVWAVITPFNYPLALAGGPVAAALVTGNTVVLKGATDTPWTGRLLADCLRDAGFPPGVFNYLSGPGSVVGEAIIHHADLAGVTITGSAEVGMKIYRLMGAGAWPRPCIAEMGGKNPCVVTRHGDLDRAAIGIVRSAFGMCGQKCSALSRVYVESGVADALIERVVENTKALCVGDPTKRKNWLGPVISAGAAKNFERYCAELRTGGGRILTGGVRLSEGDLARGFFVAPTVAEAPHDHPLFKEEMFQPILMVNRVKDLDEALRRANDTTLGLTAGVYGSNEEVATFLDRIEAGVTYVNRPQGATTGAWPGYQSFGGWKGSGSTGKAIGSYYYLPQYMREQSQTVVE encoded by the coding sequence ATGACGTTCAAACTCACCTATTCGACGATGTTCAATCCGCCGGAGGAGATGCACGAGCGCTTCGAGGCGGCTCTCGCGGAGGTGCGGGCCCGGCTGGGCGCCACCCACGCGTTGTATATCGACGGGCGCGATGTCGCCGCCGCCAGAACGTACGCGAACTACAGCCCGATCGACGATCGTCTGCTGCTGGGCCATTTCCCGCTCGGCGATGCTGCCGACGTGGAGCGCGCCATGTCTGCCGCAAGGCACGCGTTCGATGGCTGGCGGACCACGCCGACAAGCGATCGGCTCGCGCTGGTCCGCCGCGCCGCGGCGCTCATCGAGGAACGCGTGTATCAGCTTGGCGCCGCCATCTCTCTCGAGGTCGGCAAGAACCGGATGGAGTCGCTCGGCGAGACCCAGGAGACGGCGGATTTCTTCCGGGGCTACGCGGATGAATTCGAGCGACATCACGGCTTCGATCACGTGATGCCGGACGACCCGTTGCCTGATTTCCGATCCCACAACAGAAGCGTGCTGAAGCCTCACGGCGTCTGGGCCGTGATCACGCCCTTCAACTATCCGCTCGCGCTGGCGGGCGGCCCCGTGGCCGCTGCCCTCGTCACCGGCAACACCGTTGTCCTCAAGGGCGCGACCGATACGCCATGGACCGGGCGCCTGCTGGCGGATTGTCTTCGCGACGCGGGCTTCCCGCCGGGCGTATTCAACTACCTGAGCGGGCCAGGTTCCGTGGTCGGCGAGGCCATCATCCACCACGCCGATCTGGCCGGCGTCACCATCACCGGCTCGGCCGAAGTGGGCATGAAGATCTACCGCCTGATGGGTGCCGGCGCCTGGCCGCGCCCGTGCATCGCCGAGATGGGCGGAAAGAACCCCTGCGTGGTGACCAGACACGGCGACCTCGATCGAGCGGCAATCGGCATCGTCCGTTCCGCCTTCGGCATGTGCGGCCAGAAGTGCTCGGCGCTGTCCCGCGTCTATGTGGAGTCGGGTGTGGCAGACGCCCTGATCGAACGCGTGGTCGAGAACACGAAGGCGTTGTGCGTCGGCGATCCCACGAAGCGGAAGAACTGGCTGGGGCCTGTCATCTCGGCGGGGGCAGCGAAGAACTTCGAGCGCTATTGCGCCGAACTCCGGACCGGCGGAGGACGCATTCTCACCGGCGGCGTCCGTCTTTCGGAGGGCGATCTTGCGCGCGGGTTCTTTGTGGCGCCCACCGTCGCGGAGGCTCCGCACGATCATCCCCTCTTCAAGGAAGAGATGTTCCAGCCCATCCTCATGGTCAACCGCGTGAAGGATCTGGACGAGGCATTGAGGCGCGCGAACGACACGACGCTGGGCCTTACCGCCGGCGTCTACGGCAGCAATGAGGAGGTCGCCACGTTCCTCGATCGTATCGAAGCCGGCGTGACGTACGTGAATCGGCCGCAGGGCGCGACCACCGGGGCGTGGCCAGGCTACCAGTCATTCGGGGGCTGGAAGGGATCCGGCTCGACCGGCAAAGCCATCGGTTCTTACTACTACCTGCCCCAGTACATGCGGGAACAATCCCAGACGGTGGTGGAGTAG
- a CDS encoding phosphoketolase family protein produces MDAYWRAANYLSVGQMYLCDNPLLKRPLTLADVKHMLLGHWGTTPGQNFIYVHLNRVIKKYNLNMIYVSGPGHGGPAVVSNTYLEGTYSEIYPGISQDEAGLRKLFVQFSFPGGIPSHASPECPGSIHEGGELGYSLSHAFGAVFDNPDLVVACVVGDGEAETGPLATAWHSNKFLNPATDGAVLPILHLNGYKISNPTLLARITREELKQLLLGYGWTPLFVEGHDPARMHEAMATTLDTAVEQIIQIQQDARVRGNITRPRWPMIVLDSPKGWTGPKMVDGLKVEGTFRSHQVPLSDPATHPEHLKQLEDWLRGYRPQELFDEQGRLKPELAELAPTRDRRMGANPHANGGRLLRDLRMPDFRDYAVDVLSPGVRGIGDTHVLGRFLRDVAKLNSEQRNFRVFGPDETLSNGLEALFEVTNRQWGAAMVPNDEFLAPTGRVMEMLSEHQCEGWLEGYLLTGRHGLFNCYEAFIHIVDSMFNQHAKWLKVTSRLPWRPKIASLNYLLASHVWRQDHNGFTHQDPGFIDVVMNKKAEIVRVYLPPDANCLLSVMDHCLRSRHYVNVVIAGKHPAPQWLAMDAAVAHCTAGIGVWPWAGNDQGVAPDVVMACCGDVPTLETLAAVSILRQHLPDVRIRVVNVVDLMKLQPQTEHPHGLSDRDFDEIFTRDKPVIFAFHAYPSLIHRLTYRRTNHDNIHVRGYKEEGTITTAFDMTVLNDLDRFHLVMDTIDRLPQTGNRGLCLKQQLKDKLVEHKAHINTYGEDLPEIRNWKWDITQEAG; encoded by the coding sequence ATGGATGCCTACTGGCGCGCCGCCAACTATCTGTCGGTCGGCCAGATGTACCTGTGCGACAATCCGCTGCTGAAGCGACCGCTCACGCTTGCGGATGTCAAGCACATGCTGCTGGGACACTGGGGCACGACCCCGGGGCAGAACTTCATTTATGTGCACTTGAACCGGGTCATCAAGAAGTACAACCTCAACATGATCTACGTCTCCGGCCCCGGGCACGGAGGCCCGGCGGTTGTGAGCAACACGTACCTCGAGGGCACGTACAGCGAGATCTACCCCGGCATCAGCCAGGACGAGGCGGGGCTGCGGAAGCTGTTCGTTCAGTTCTCATTTCCCGGAGGCATCCCCAGCCACGCTTCGCCGGAGTGCCCGGGCTCGATCCATGAGGGTGGTGAGCTCGGCTATTCGCTCAGCCATGCGTTTGGGGCGGTGTTCGACAATCCCGATCTCGTCGTCGCCTGCGTCGTCGGCGATGGCGAGGCGGAAACCGGACCGCTCGCCACGGCGTGGCATTCGAACAAGTTTCTCAATCCGGCCACCGACGGCGCGGTGCTGCCGATCCTGCATCTCAACGGCTACAAGATTTCCAACCCGACCCTCCTCGCCCGCATCACCCGCGAGGAACTGAAACAGTTGCTTCTCGGCTACGGATGGACGCCGCTGTTTGTCGAGGGCCACGATCCGGCGCGGATGCATGAGGCCATGGCCACGACGCTCGATACGGCGGTGGAGCAGATCATACAGATCCAGCAGGACGCCCGCGTCCGCGGCAACATCACGCGTCCGCGCTGGCCGATGATCGTTCTTGACTCACCGAAGGGCTGGACGGGACCGAAGATGGTCGATGGCCTGAAGGTTGAAGGCACCTTCCGATCACATCAGGTGCCGCTCTCCGATCCGGCCACGCATCCCGAGCACCTCAAGCAGTTGGAAGACTGGCTGAGGGGCTACCGGCCGCAGGAGCTCTTCGATGAGCAGGGCCGCCTGAAGCCGGAACTGGCGGAACTTGCGCCCACACGCGATCGACGCATGGGCGCGAATCCGCACGCCAACGGCGGCAGGCTGCTCCGTGATCTGCGGATGCCGGACTTTCGCGACTACGCAGTCGACGTGCTCTCGCCGGGAGTGCGCGGCATCGGCGACACGCATGTGCTCGGCCGGTTCCTGCGCGACGTGGCGAAGCTGAACAGTGAACAGCGGAACTTCCGGGTCTTTGGCCCTGACGAGACGCTCTCCAACGGCCTCGAAGCCCTCTTTGAAGTCACCAACCGCCAATGGGGCGCCGCGATGGTGCCGAACGACGAGTTCCTTGCTCCCACCGGGCGCGTGATGGAAATGCTCAGCGAGCACCAATGCGAGGGCTGGCTCGAGGGCTACCTCCTCACCGGGCGGCACGGGCTCTTCAACTGCTACGAGGCGTTCATCCATATCGTCGACTCGATGTTTAATCAGCACGCCAAGTGGCTCAAGGTGACGTCGCGCCTGCCGTGGCGACCGAAGATCGCCTCGCTCAACTACCTGCTGGCCTCGCATGTCTGGCGCCAGGATCACAACGGCTTCACACATCAGGATCCCGGCTTCATCGACGTGGTCATGAACAAGAAGGCCGAAATCGTGCGCGTGTATCTGCCGCCGGACGCGAATTGCCTGCTGTCGGTGATGGATCATTGCCTGCGCAGCCGCCACTACGTCAACGTCGTCATCGCGGGCAAACACCCGGCGCCGCAGTGGCTGGCAATGGACGCCGCCGTCGCGCACTGCACCGCAGGCATCGGCGTCTGGCCGTGGGCCGGCAACGACCAGGGCGTGGCGCCCGACGTGGTGATGGCCTGTTGTGGCGACGTGCCGACGCTGGAGACGCTCGCGGCAGTCTCCATCCTGAGGCAGCATCTGCCCGATGTGAGAATCCGGGTGGTCAACGTCGTCGACCTCATGAAGCTGCAGCCGCAAACAGAGCACCCGCACGGATTGAGCGACAGGGATTTTGACGAGATCTTCACGAGGGACAAGCCGGTCATCTTCGCCTTCCATGCCTACCCGTCGCTGATCCACCGGCTGACCTACCGCCGCACCAACCACGACAACATCCACGTCCGCGGCTACAAGGAAGAAGGAACGATCACCACCGCCTTCGACATGACGGTGTTGAACGATCTGGACCGCTTCCACCTTGTGATGGATACCATCGACCGCCTGCCGCAGACCGGTAACCGGGGGCTCTGTCTGAAGCAGCAACTCAAGGACAAGCTAGTCGAGCACAAGGCACACATCAACACATACGGCGAGGATCTGCCGGAGATTCGGAACTGGAAGTGGGACATCACGCAGGAAGCAGGTTGA
- a CDS encoding heavy metal translocating P-type ATPase translates to MNTAHARATTTETILKDPVCGMTVSPDSPHRIDHHGRTFVFCCRGCLAKFTANPDQYVDVTTTKPAEPLASRRGAGEYTCPMHPEIVKDAPGPCPICGMALEPRTPSGSAEEEGGELVDMTRRFRVSVFLTLPLLVAAMGEHIPGQPLEHLVSPRMLSWLELLLATPVVFWGGWPFFVRAWQSLVTRHLNMFTLIGLGVGVAYGYSLVATLLPSIFPAAVRAADGTVAVYFEAAAVIVSLVLLGQVLELRARHQTGAAIRALLGLAPKTARRLKDDGSEVDVPLAEVTVGDRLRVRPGEKVPVDGVVLTGISSVDESMVTGEPIPVEKREGDSLIGGTINSTGALVMRADKVGSETLLARIVQMVADAQRSRAPIQRLADVVAGYFVPVVVLSAIVTFAAWAVVGPDPRLAHALIAAVAVLIIACPCALGLATPMSIMVATGKGATTGVLFRNAEAIEVMRKVDTLVVDKTGTLTEGKPKLVTVESVDGSDSSLLLTAAASLERGSEHPLAAAIVAGAETRHLQLVDADHFESRTGKGVSGRVGGQDVALGNLALLSDMKLEPGALGPRAEGLRADGQTIMFVVMSGRVAGLVGVADPIKETTPGAIRQLQAEGLRIAMLTGDSRTTAEAVARALGIDEVVPEVLPDQKAEAIKRFQREGRIVAMAGDGINDAPALAQADVGIAMGTGTDVAMESAGVTLVRGDLGGIIRARRLSRATMRNIKQNLFFAFVYNAIGVPVAAGVLYPFFGVLLSPIIAAAAMSFSSVSVVANALRLRRVRL, encoded by the coding sequence ATGAACACCGCTCACGCTCGCGCGACGACCACAGAAACGATTCTCAAGGACCCCGTCTGCGGCATGACGGTCTCGCCGGACTCGCCGCACCGTATCGATCATCACGGACGCACCTTTGTTTTCTGCTGCCGGGGCTGTCTCGCCAAGTTCACGGCGAATCCGGATCAGTACGTGGATGTCACGACGACGAAGCCGGCCGAGCCTCTCGCGAGCCGCCGTGGCGCTGGGGAATACACCTGCCCGATGCATCCGGAGATCGTCAAAGACGCGCCCGGGCCTTGCCCGATTTGCGGCATGGCGCTCGAACCGCGAACGCCGTCTGGCAGCGCCGAGGAAGAGGGCGGGGAACTGGTTGACATGACCCGTCGCTTCCGGGTGAGCGTCTTCCTGACCCTGCCGCTGCTGGTTGCGGCGATGGGCGAGCACATTCCCGGGCAACCTCTGGAGCACCTGGTCTCGCCACGGATGCTCAGTTGGCTGGAACTGCTGCTTGCAACACCGGTGGTGTTCTGGGGCGGCTGGCCGTTCTTTGTTCGCGCCTGGCAATCGCTGGTGACCAGGCACTTGAACATGTTCACCCTGATTGGGCTGGGTGTGGGCGTGGCGTACGGGTACAGCCTTGTCGCGACGCTGCTGCCGTCGATCTTCCCGGCGGCCGTCCGCGCTGCCGACGGAACCGTTGCTGTCTACTTCGAGGCTGCAGCGGTCATCGTCTCTCTGGTGTTGCTCGGCCAGGTTCTCGAGCTCAGGGCCCGCCATCAGACAGGCGCCGCCATCCGCGCCCTGCTCGGCCTCGCGCCGAAGACGGCCCGCCGCCTGAAAGATGACGGCAGCGAAGTCGACGTGCCACTGGCAGAGGTCACCGTTGGCGATCGGCTGCGCGTACGTCCTGGCGAGAAGGTTCCGGTCGATGGGGTCGTGTTGACAGGCATCAGTTCGGTGGACGAGTCCATGGTGACGGGCGAGCCAATCCCGGTCGAAAAGCGGGAGGGAGATTCTCTGATAGGGGGAACGATCAACAGCACGGGCGCGCTCGTCATGCGGGCCGACAAGGTGGGAAGCGAAACGCTGCTGGCTCGCATCGTTCAAATGGTCGCCGACGCTCAGCGGAGCCGCGCGCCGATCCAGAGGCTTGCCGATGTGGTGGCCGGCTATTTCGTTCCGGTCGTCGTGCTGTCAGCGATCGTCACATTTGCGGCCTGGGCCGTGGTCGGACCGGACCCGCGCCTCGCGCATGCGCTCATCGCCGCGGTGGCCGTCCTGATCATCGCGTGCCCGTGCGCGCTCGGATTGGCGACCCCCATGTCGATCATGGTGGCGACCGGCAAGGGCGCCACAACCGGCGTGCTGTTCAGGAATGCAGAAGCCATCGAGGTCATGAGGAAGGTCGACACGCTGGTCGTGGACAAGACCGGAACGTTGACCGAAGGGAAACCCAAGCTGGTCACGGTTGAGTCGGTGGACGGCTCGGACTCATCTCTCCTGCTCACGGCGGCGGCGTCGCTCGAGCGCGGGAGCGAACACCCTCTGGCTGCGGCCATCGTTGCCGGCGCCGAGACCCGCCATCTCCAACTCGTCGACGCCGATCATTTTGAATCGCGCACCGGCAAAGGCGTTTCAGGCCGGGTTGGTGGACAGGATGTCGCCCTGGGCAATCTGGCGCTGTTGAGCGACATGAAACTCGAACCGGGCGCCCTCGGGCCTCGCGCCGAAGGTCTCCGGGCTGACGGCCAGACGATCATGTTCGTCGTGATGAGCGGCAGGGTCGCCGGGCTGGTGGGAGTCGCCGATCCCATCAAGGAGACGACGCCAGGGGCCATTCGCCAACTGCAGGCCGAGGGCCTTCGCATCGCGATGCTGACAGGGGACAGCCGCACGACAGCCGAGGCCGTGGCTCGCGCACTCGGCATCGACGAAGTGGTGCCGGAGGTGCTTCCGGATCAGAAGGCCGAAGCGATCAAGCGGTTTCAGCGCGAGGGGCGCATTGTCGCGATGGCCGGCGACGGCATCAACGATGCACCGGCCCTGGCCCAGGCCGACGTCGGCATCGCCATGGGAACCGGTACCGACGTCGCGATGGAGAGCGCGGGCGTCACGCTCGTCAGGGGCGACCTCGGCGGCATTATTCGCGCGAGGCGGCTCAGCCGGGCGACCATGCGGAACATCAAGCAGAATCTCTTCTTCGCGTTCGTCTACAACGCGATCGGGGTTCCGGTCGCGGCCGGCGTCCTCTATCCGTTCTTCGGCGTCCTGCTGAGTCCTATTATCGCCGCCGCGGCCATGAGCTTCAGTTCGGTGTCGGTCGTCGCCAACGCGTTGAGGCTCCGGCGCGTCCGACTGTAA